The sequence GAAATAAGACGCCTGGAGGCGATTTTACATGAAATTTAATTGCAAGGGAGTGATCTACTTTTCACTCTTTATGCTGGCAGGCAATGTGGGTTATCTCAATGCCAATGTGGTGACGGCAGTTCCGGTTGATCAGGAAAGCCTCAATGACTCTTTTGTCGCCAGTAATATCAAGGTCGGTAAGCTGTTTGATGCGGTGGCCGAGCGGCTGAATAAGCCCATTATTCTCAGCAAATTGGCGGCAGAAAAAAAGGTGACTGGCAACTTTAATCTGGCGAACGCCGATGAAATGTTTAAAGCACTGGCTCGCCGTATCGCCTTGGTGTGGTACGACGATGGTGCGGGGATCTATGTGTATGACAACAGCGAAATGCGCAGTGTCATTGTCAACACTCAGGCGGCCGGCAGTACACAGGTGCTTAATTATATTCAGAAAACCGGGATCTACGATAAGCGCTTTCCGGTACGTACCCAAGGTGATAACCGTTTGCTGTTTGTCTCCGGCCCACCGCTGTACGTTGAGTTAATTAGCGCGGCGGCTGCCTATCTTGATGAGCGCATTAAGCAGGAGGATTTGGCTGGCGGTGAGGTGGCGGTGATCCCACTGAAAAACTCATCGGTGACGGATCGCACTTACACCCAGCGCGGACAAACCGTCACTATTCCAGGGATGCTCTCAGCACTGAATGGTCTATTTCAGGGGAATAACGGTGCAGCGGAAAGCAGCTTAACGATACAGCCTAAAGAGGGTGAGCCAAAGGCTATTGAGGCTGGATTTCCGGTGCCGCCATCAATCGAAGGGCTAAGTCACACGGCCAAGCCCGCTATGGCTTCTGGCCGCAACAGCCCATTCTCTTTGGTGGCATACCCCGACAGCAATAGTTTAGTGGTGAAAGGTAGCCCGGAGCAGATTCGCTATGTTCGCCAACTCGTCCACACCTTGGACAGTAGCCGCAGTCAGGTGGAGCTATCACTGTGGATTATCGATGTAGTGCGCAGCAAAGTGGACGATTTGGGTGTGCGTTGGGAGGCCGGAAGTATTGGTGTGGGTGGAGGAACTGTCACCTTTAACCGTAGCACCCTGACTGACAGCAGCATGTTTCTGGCCCAAATCGACGCCATTAGCAAAAGTGGCAATGCGCGTATCGTCTCTCGCCCAGTGATTCTGACACAGGAAAATGTCCCTGCCATGTTTGATAACAACACCAGCTTCTATACCCGGGTGGAAGGGGAGCGAGTGGCAACATTGGAGCAGGTAACTTATGGCACCATGATCAGCGTGCTACCGCGCCTCTCGGCAGGCAACAGTGTGGAGATGGAAGTCAATATTGAAGATGGCGGACTGAGCCGTGACAAGTCTGGCAAGGTAGCCGATGTCGAGGGATTACCACAAGTTAACCGCACTAATATCAATACGGTAGCGCGTGTGGGCCGGAACAACAGCTTGCTGATTGGTGGCTATACACGTGATCAGGTTGAAGACAGTGAGAGCCAGATTCCGCTTTTAGGTGACATTCCGCTGGTGGGGAACTTGTTTAAATACCGCGCGCACAACCAGCAGAAAATGATCCGCATTTTCTTGATTCAACCTCGTCTGCTTGATGAAAACGAAGCTTGGGATGGTCGTCAGTTCTCCGACAACGAACGTCTCACTCAGCATGATAGCCAGTTACATGGCACGGTTGAGTTTCTGAAAAAGTACACGAGTCAGCCATGGCAATAGGTCCGGTTGGTGGTAATAGCCGCTTCTTAGTGGGCCAGCGTGACAAAAGCGCCTCGTCGTCGGAGGCCAGTGATGATGCTGATGGTGTCGCACGCGGACAGGGTGTCATTGATAACAGCAGCGAATATGCATCGATGTCTATGTTAGCGGCGAGCCATATTCGCCGAGGCGGGGGCAAAGCGGACAAC comes from Yersinia mollaretii ATCC 43969 and encodes:
- the sctC gene encoding type III secretion system outer membrane ring subunit SctC, with amino-acid sequence MKFNCKGVIYFSLFMLAGNVGYLNANVVTAVPVDQESLNDSFVASNIKVGKLFDAVAERLNKPIILSKLAAEKKVTGNFNLANADEMFKALARRIALVWYDDGAGIYVYDNSEMRSVIVNTQAAGSTQVLNYIQKTGIYDKRFPVRTQGDNRLLFVSGPPLYVELISAAAAYLDERIKQEDLAGGEVAVIPLKNSSVTDRTYTQRGQTVTIPGMLSALNGLFQGNNGAAESSLTIQPKEGEPKAIEAGFPVPPSIEGLSHTAKPAMASGRNSPFSLVAYPDSNSLVVKGSPEQIRYVRQLVHTLDSSRSQVELSLWIIDVVRSKVDDLGVRWEAGSIGVGGGTVTFNRSTLTDSSMFLAQIDAISKSGNARIVSRPVILTQENVPAMFDNNTSFYTRVEGERVATLEQVTYGTMISVLPRLSAGNSVEMEVNIEDGGLSRDKSGKVADVEGLPQVNRTNINTVARVGRNNSLLIGGYTRDQVEDSESQIPLLGDIPLVGNLFKYRAHNQQKMIRIFLIQPRLLDENEAWDGRQFSDNERLTQHDSQLHGTVEFLKKYTSQPWQ